Sequence from the bacterium genome:
GTTGCCTCCGCGGAGTTGGTGTTGGTGTCGAGCGGTCCGGGAGAAGTCTCGAACTGGGCCGTGCCAATGGCCCGGGACGCGGCGGCGTGGGCGGAGGAACGCGGCGTGCCGCTCGTCCTCTCGTTGGTCCTGCCGCCGTGCCAGTTCGCGAGCGGGCAGGAAATTCCGTACGCGCGCCGTCAGGGGCCGTTCGCGCGGATCCTCGGGCCGCGGGCGTGTTTGGCGGTAGTCGCCGGGATCCGGCGGCTGCCGGTCTCCGGTCCCGGGTGCGTGCTCCATCTAGGCGGCGACCTCTGGTACACCACCACCCTGGCGGGTCGTCTCGGGTTTCCCGCATTTGCGTATGTGGAGACCGCGCTCGTGCGCAGGCGTGCCCACCGGTTCCAGCGCATCTTCCTGCCGTCTCAGGACCTCGCCGACGCGCTGGCAGCCGTGCGCGTGCCGCGCGACCGGATGGCCGTCGTGGGCGATCTCCGCGTGGATCACCTCGCGTCGTACCGCGATCTTGCCAATGCGTCCCGGCGCGGGGCCCGCGTGGCGCTGCTGCCGGGAAGTCGGGGCTGGATCGTGGAAGGCATGCTGCCGTTTCTGCTGGAGACTGCGTCGGCGATGCGTGCGGAGCGAGGGCAGATCCGCTTCTCCGTGATCGCCTCGCCGTTTCTCGCACCGGACGCGCTCGCGCGGATGTTGGCGCCGCATCGCGCGCGTCTGGCTGCGCTCGAGATTGACGTGGTCCAGGATGACCGCCTGCGCGCCCTCGCCGGATGCGAGCTGGCGATCACGGTGCCGGGTACGAACACCGTGGAGCTCGCGATCCTCGGCGTGCCGATGCTCGTCGTATTGCCGCTCGACCGCCCGGGCCGCATTCGCACCGAGGGCATGAGCGAGTGGATCAGCCGGCTCCCGGGGCTCGGCACCGCGGTCAAGACGGCGATGGCCTGGCGGTTTGCGCGCCGGCATCAGTTCGTCGCGTGGCCGAACCGCGAAGCCGGCCGTGAGGTCGTGCCGGAGCTGGTCGGTCACATCGCTCCCGCGGACGTGTCGTGTCGGGCGCTGGAACTGCTCGCGGACGGCACGTGTCTCGACCGCACCGCCGGCGAGTTGCGCGGCCTGTACGCGACCCCCCCCGGGGTCGCGCGACGCATGCTCGAGGAGATGGCGCCCTTTCTCTCCCTGACCCCGGGCCGGCGCGCCGCGCTCGCGTGAAGCGGCTGCTCGTCGTCAGCAACGGCTACGGGGAGGACGTCGAGGTGGCGCAGGTGATTGGAGCGCTCCCGTCCGGCGCCGTTGAGGTGTTCGCATACCCGCTCGTCGGCCTCGGGCACGCCTACCCCGCCGGCGTCACGCTGCTCGATCCCCGCCGCGAGTTCCCGAGCGGCGGGTTCGGCGCCCGGGTGGGACCGGCGGCGCTGTGGGGGGATCTCCGCCGAGGGTGGCTGCGATTCTGGCGGGCGCAGCGGCGGACGCTGCGGGCGCAGCGCGGCCGAGCGGCCCTCACCGTGGCTGCCGGGGACGTGTACTGCCTGTGGATGGCCGCCGCGGCCGGCGGTCCGGTCGTGCACCTCGCGCTGCCTCGGTCCGAGTACATCGGTCCGCACTCGCCGCTCGAGTTGTGGGTGATGCGGCGAGCCGCCTCGCGCGTGTTCACGCGGGATGACGTGACCGCCGCGGCGTTGCGGCGGCGCGGGATCCCCGCGGAGTACCGCGGCTTTACGCTGATGGACACGCTCGCTCCAACCGGGGAGACGTTTGGGATCCCCTCCGGCCGGTCCGTGCTCACGCTCTTGCCCGGCAGTAAGCCGGCGGCGTTCGACAACCTGCTCCTGCTGCTGCGTGCGGCGGAACTGGTCTCGCCGGGGGGCGGCGAACGCCCGGCCGTGCTCGTGGCGTGGCCTCCCAACCTGTCGCGCGACCAGCTCCGGCGCGCCATGGAGACCGCGGGCGCGCACTGGGACGACTCCGATCGGTTCCGGTGCCGCGGGCTCGACGTGCGGGTCACGAGCGACCGGTTCGCCGACGCGCTCGCACGTGCGACGGTCGTGTTGGGCATGGCCGGCGCCGCGCACGAGCAGGCGGCCGGGCTCGGCAAACCCGTGGTGGCATTCCCGGGCACGGGACCGCAGGTCACGCGGCGGTTTCTCCGGGAGCAGCAGCGGTTGCTGGGAGACGCGCTCGTGGTCGCCGGAACGCCTGAGGAGGGAGCCGCCGAGACGTCGGCGCTGCTGCGCGACGCCAGGGAGCGAGAGCGGCGCGGCCGCGTTGGCCGGGAGCGCCAGGGCGGCCCGGGCGGGTCGTCGGCGATCGCGCAATATCTTCTCGAGAGACTGGGCGCGTGACGGTCCTCCGGCGGAGCGCGTCGTGAGGGACGCCGGGCCCTCCGAGGCCGGGCGTCCCGAGCCGACCGGGGGGCGCGACCGGCTGTGGACCGCGGTCCTCCTCGCCGGCGCTGCCGTCCTGACGTTCTACCGGCTCGGCGCCGGATCGCTGTGGGACCAGGACGAGACGAAATACGCGCAGGTCGCCCGGGAAATCCTCGAGCGGGGCGACTGGGTGACGTTGTACGTGAACCATGTTCCGTGGTACGTGCACCCGCCGTTCTATATGTGGTTGACCGCGCTCACGGGCAGCGCCTTCGGCTTCAGCGAGCTCACCGTGCGGTTCTGGTCCGGCGTCTTCAGCGTCGTCGCCGTGTATGCCACGGTCTTGATCGGACGCGACCTGTTCGGCCCTCGGGTCGGCTGGCTCGCCGGTGCGGTGTTCGCGGTCACGTTTCATTTCCTCGTGCAATCGCGCCTCGCGGTCTTCGACACCGTGTTGCTCGCGTGGATGCTGCTCGGCGTGCACGCGTTCCTTCGGGCGTACCAGCACGGCCGGCGCGCGGACTGGCTGCGCTTCTTCCTGTACTGCGGGCTCGCCACCTTGACCAAGGGGCCGATCGGTCTGATCCTGCCCGGGCTGGTCGCGGCCGCGTTCGTCACGGTTCGAGGCGCCTGGCACCGGTGGCGCGAGGTGCCCTGGGCGGCCGGGATCGCGGTGTACGTCGCCGTCGGGCTGTCGTGGTACGGTGCCGAGACGTGGCTTCACGGCCGGGCGTTCGTGTCGACCGTGTTCGGGTACTACGGCGTCGGGCGGTTCTTCGGGGTCGTGGAGAACCAGGCCGGCCCGTGGTACTACTACGTGCCGATCCTGGTGCTCGGCGCGTTCCCCTGGACGGCGTTCTGGCCGGCGGCGGCGGCGTTTCACGGGCGCCGGCTGCGCGACGACGGGAGCCTGTTCGTCGCGCTGTGGTGCGTGCTCACGTTTGCGTTCTACACGGCGGCGGGGACGAAGCTGCCGAACTACGTCCTGCCGATCTATCCGCTGGCGGCGGTCGGGGTGGCCGCGTGGTGGGAGGCGTTCTTGCCGGTGCGGCGGCTGGGGTGGGAGGGCTGGATGTCCCTGGCGCTCCTCGTCGTGCTGCTGGGCGCGCTGTGCTGGGGGATCGGCGGCTACCTCGCCCAGCTCTATCCCGCGCGGTTTCACGCGCTGGGTCACCTGCTCGTCGCGCCGGCGGTGGCGCTCGCGGCCGGGGTCGCGCTGGTGCTGGTGCTGACGGTGACGGGGGCCCGGCTTGCCGCGCTGCTCGCGATGTGCGCGGCGATGGCCGTCACGTGGCTCAGCGTCGTGACGTGGGTGGTGCCGGTGGTCGAGGCGGAGAAGCCGATGAAGCCGCTCGCGCTCGAGATTCGTGCGGCGCTTCGCCCCGGCGATCGGATCATCGGGTACCGGTTCGACATCTACTCGTCGCTCATCTACTACACCGACCACCATGTCGACTGGATCGACGATCCGAGGGCCCTGCGTGCGGCCGTATGCGCGCCCGGCCGGGTGTTTGTCGTGAGCCACCTGGACGAGCTGGCGCGGGTGCGGCTGCCCGCGGTCGTCTCGAGGTACGCGGTGCGGGGGGACGTCGTGGCCGTGGTGAAACCGGCGGAGGCGCACTGCACGCCGTAGCGGGGCGGATCGGCGGGGCGCTACGGAATCGGGTCTGGGCCCGATCACGTGCCGGCGCGTCGGATGGTACCGTGAGGATGGTGCCCGTTGGGACGGCCGAGTCTAGATGACGGCGAGGTGGAGTCACGATGCCGGTGCTCACGGATCAGGTCCGCGCTCAGGTGTCCAAGGTGTTCTCCGAACGGCTCGACGCCCCCGTGACGCTCCAGTTGTTTACACAGCGGGCTTCGCCGCTCGGTGCGCCTGCGCTCCCGTGTGAGACGTGTCAGGATACCGAGGCGCTCCTGCGTGAGGTCGCGGCGCTGTCAGCGCACATTACGCTCGCCGTTCGAGACTTCGTCGCGGACGAGAGTGTCGCCCTGCGCCTCGGGGTCGATCGAATCCCCGCCATGGTGTTCCAGGGTCGCAACAAGGGCGTGATGCGGTACTTCGGGGTGCCGGCCGGATACGAGTTCAGCGTGCTTGTCGAAGGCCTGATCGACGCCGCGCGTGGCGAAACCGCCCTGAGCGCGGCCACCCGTGAACGGGTGGCCGCCCTCGCGTCGCCGATCCAGATCCGCGTGCTCGTGACCCCGACCTGACCGTATTGTCCCCGTGCGGCCAGGTTGGCCCACGCACTCGCGGTCGAAAGCCCGCACGTGACGGCGGATGTGATCGAGGTCGCGGAGTTTCCCGAGCTCGCACAGCGGTACCACGTCCAGGGTGTTCCGAAGACCATCATCAACGAGCAGGTCTCGGTCGATGGCGCCGTCCCGGAGTCGCGCCTGCTGGCGCTGGTCCTCGACGCGGTCGGACGCGGACATGCGCCCTAGCCCCCGGCGCCCCCGCGCGGCGGCGAGGAGCGGGCGTGTGCGGATGGCGGATGGGCTGAGGAGGGTGCGGGGATGTTGACGACGTACGGATTTGGGACGCGGGTGTCGCTCCCCTACGATCAGGCGATCGAGCGCACGCGTGCGCTGCTCAAAGCGGAAGGGTTCGGCGTGCTCACGGAGATCGATGTTCAGAAGACAATGAAGGAGAAGCTCGGCGTGGAGTTCCGTCGGTACGTCATTATCGGCGCGTGCAATCCGCCGCTCGCGCACCGGGCGCTCGAGGCCGAGTTGGAGATCGGTCTGCTGCTCCCCTGCAACGTCATCGTGTACGAGGCCGATGGCGGGAGCGTGGTGTCCGTCATGGATCCCAACGCGGCACTCGGTATGGTAGGCAACGACGCCGTCCGCCCGATCGCGCAGGAGGCGCGGGCTCGCCTGGAGCGGGTCGTCTCGCGACTGCGGGAGGCCTGAGCCCCGCGTCGGGCGAGGTGAAACCAGGGGGGTAACGCGAGGGCCATGTATCGCCGTATTCTGATTCCCACCGACGGGAGCGCGTGTAGCCAACTCGCGCTCGAGCACGCACTTGGGCTCGCCAAGGAACAGCAGGCCGAGGTCAGGATCGTCCACGTGCTCGACCTGCAGCCGCTGTACACCTCCGAGGCCCTGGACGTCGAACCGATCGTCGACGCGTGGCGGCGCTCCGCGGAGGCGGTGGTCACCGAGGCCGCCGCGGCCGCCGCACGGTCCGGCGTCCACGCGGAACACGCCGTGCTTGAGGCGCTGGGCCACCGCGTGGCGGACGTCATCGTCGACGAGAGCAAGCGCTGGCAGGCCGACCTGATCGTGATCGGAACGCACGGCCGGCGCGGACTTCACCATGTCCTGCTTGGGAGCGTGGCGGAGGGGGTCGTGCGGACCACGACCGTGCCCGTGCTGCTGATCCGTGGCAGGTGACGCGCGGGACGGTACGCCCGCGGTCGATGCCGCGGCGTCGACGCGCGTGCCCAGCGGCCTGACCACCCAGGAGGCCGAGGAGCGCCTCCGCCGGTTCGGCCCGAACGCCATCCGTGAAGAAACGCCGCCGGCTTGGCGGGCGCTGCTCGGGAAGTTTTGGGCGCCGGTGCCCTGGATGCTCGAAGGCACGATCGTGCTCGAACTGCTGCTTCGGAAGCCGTTCGAAGCGGTGGTGTTCGCGCTCCTGCTGGCGTTCAACGGGATCCTCGGCTTTGCCCAGGAGCACCGTGCCGAGCGCGCGCTCCGGCTCCTGCGGGAGCGGCTCGCGGTCCAGGCCCGGGTGCGCCGCGACGGGCGGTGGGACCGGTTGCCCGCAGCCGTGCTGGTTCCCGGCGACGTCGTGCACGTGCGCGCCGGCGACTTCGTGCCGGCGGACCTGCGCTTGGTCGACGGCCATCTCGGCATCGACCAGTCGGCGCTCACGGGCGAGGCCCTCCCGATCGAGGCGGAGGCCGGCGCCACCGCGTTCGTCGGCTCGGTGGTGAAGGACGGCGAGGCGACCGGGGAAGTCACGGCGACGGGTGCCGGGACGGCGTACGGCAAGACCGCGGAGCTCGTCCGCACGGCTGTCGCGCCGGGGCATCTGGCAACGCTGGTCGCGGGCATCGTGCGCTACCTTGTCGTGTTCGATCTCCTGCTGGTCGCGGCCCTGATCGCCTACGCGGTGGCCGCGCGGCTACCCATGACCGATGTGCTTCCGTTCGGCGCCATCATTCTGATTGCCGCCATCCCGGTGGCGCTCCCAGCGACGTTTACGCTCGCGACGGTGCTCGGGGCGATGGAGCTCGCCGGTCGCGGCGTGCTGGTCGCACGGCTGTCGGCGATCGAAGAAGCCGCCGAGATGGACGTGCTCTGCGCGGACAAGACGGGGACGCTCACCCAGAACCGCTCCGCTATCGCCGCGCTTGCGCCGACCCCGCCGTACACGGAAGCCGAGCTCCTCGGGTGGGCTGCCCTTGCCTGCGACGAAGCGACGCAGGACCCCATCGACCAGGCGATCCTCACCGCCGCCCGGGCGCGGCAGGTGCCGTTGCCGTTCACGGGGCGGGTGCGGTTTGTTCCGTTCGACCCCGCGACGAAACGGTCCGGAGTGATCTTTCACGACGGGGACGTTGCTCGACAGGTGGTGAAAGGCGCGGTCCAGGTCGTCGTGCCGGAAGGCGCGCCGGACCGCGCCTGGGCGGCCGAACGCCGGGACGCGCTCGCGGCCGGCGGGGCCCGCGTGCTCGCGGTGGCGGCGGGCCGACCCGACGCCCTGGCGCTCGTCGGGCTCGTTGCGCTGCATGATCCTCCGCGCGACGACTCCAAGACGCTCGTGCGGCGTCTCCGTGATCTCGGGATCCGTGTTGTCATGGTCACGGGAGACGGGCTCGCCACCGCGGCGGCCGTCGCGGCGCAGGTCGGCATCGGGCCGCGCGCGGCTCCCGCGGGGATGCTCGACCAGGTGCAGGATCCTGAGGCGGCGCGCTACGACATCTTCGCCCGGGTGTTGCCCGAGGGCAAGTTCAACCTCGTCAGCGCGTTGCAGCGCGACGGCCATCGCGTCGGCATGACGGGCGACGGCGTCAACGACGCCCCTGCGTTGCGGCAGGCCGAGGTCGGCATCGCCGTCGCCACCGCCACTGACGTCGCCAAGGCCGCCGCCGGCCTCGTGCTGACACGCTCGGGCCTGGTGAACATCGTGACGGCGGTGGAGGTGAGCCGGCGGATCCACCAGCGCATGCTCACGTACACGCTCAACAAGATCGTGAAGACGTTCGAGTTGTCGCTCTTGCTGACGTTGGGCCTCATCGTCGGCGGCATCTTCGTCACGACGCCGCTGTTGATCGTTCTGCTACTGTTCGCGAACGACTTCGTGACCATGTCCGTCGCGACGGATCTGGCCCGGGCTGCGCCCGCGCCCGACCGCTGGGACGTGCGCGCGCTCGTTCTTGCCGCGCTCGGTGTGGCGGGCGTGCTGCTGGCGTTTTCGAGCGGCGTCGTGTGGGCCGGCTGGCGGGTGTGGCACCTGCCGCTCTCCACGTTGCAGACCGTGGTGTTTCTCTGGCTGGTGGTGGGGATGCAGGCGACCGTCTACCCCGTGCGGGAGCGAGGGCGGTGGTGGGGCTCCCGGCCGGGCCGCTGGCTTGTCGTGAGCACCGTCGGGGACCTGGCGGCCGTGAGCCTGCTGGCAACCCGGGGCTGGCTGATGGCGCCTGTCGGCCCCGGAGTCATCGGCGCGCTCCTCGTCGTGGGGGCCGTGTACATGGTGGTTGCCGATCTCGTGAAAGTGCCGGTGTTTCGAGCCTGCGGGCTGCGCTGAGGGCGCACGGGCCATCGGAGGCGTCCGCACGGCGGGTAGCGCGCCTTCATCCCCAGAGGAGTCCGACCGGGGCGAGTGGTAGTCATCCGCAACGACGTGCGCCCGTGCGGCGACGACGCGGCATCTGGGTGGAGGCACACCAGAATGGTCTCGACCGACACGCACGAGCGGCGTCACACTCGGAAATGTTTCTGGAGCCGGGCGTCCCAGGCGGCGTTCGTCGCGTTCTTGCTGCTGGGCACCGCGACCACCGTCCTCGGCGCCGGGACGGTCCCACCGGTCGGCTACGACGGGGCGACGCACACCGTGTCCTTGAGCCTTACCGCGGCACAGGCAGACGCATACAACTTCAACGGTTACGCCGGCGGTGCGCTGGTCGTGAAGGTGCCGACGGGAAGCACGGTGCAGGTGACGATGCGGAACGTCGCGGCGGACGTTTCGCACAGCGTGCTCGTGGCACCCTGGGACCAGCGCACCAAAGGGAGCGGGTTCACGCCGGCATTTCCCGGTGCGGCGCCCGCCGACTTCGAGACGGGGATCACGTCGCACGACCCTCCGCTGCACTTCACCTTTTCCGCCCGCAGCGCCGGGACATATGCCCTTCTCTGCGGCGTGCCGGGGCATGCCCTGATCGGCATGTGGGACGAACTCGACGTTGTGGACGGACTGAGCGCGCCGTCCGCGACGACCAAGTGAGGCGCGTGGGCACGCGCGACGCGGACATCGAAGAGGAGGGGGCTGAGATGGACCGTGAACCTGCTGCTGGACCGGGTACAGAGTGGAACGGTGGACTGTCCCGCCGGGCGTTGCTCTATCGATCGGGGACGATCGCTGGGGTGGTCGCGTTTGCTGGAGCGTGGCCGTTGGTCCGCGACGCGTTGGCGCAGGAGCCAGCAATCCCCGGGGTCGCCGCGGGGATGAAAGTGATTAGCCGGTCACCGATCAACCTGGAAACGCCGATCCCGCCGCTGCGGACATGGATCACGCCCAACGACTGGTTCTTCGTCCGCTTGCACTTGCCAGGGTACGCGCAGCTCAACCGGGAGACGTGGCAGATGACAATAGACGGAGCAGTCGGACAACCCCTCCGTCTCGCGTGGGCCGACATGCAGCGGTTTACACATGTCGAGCTCACCGCATGGGTCCAGTGCGCGGGCAACCGGCGCGGACACTTCCAGCCCAAGGCCGCGGGCGGGCAGTGGGATCGCGGGGCCGTCGGGAACGCCCGATGGTCCGGCGTACGCCTGCGTGACGTGCTGCTGTCGGCCAACCCCACGGTGAAAGCGCATCATGTGGCGTTTGAGGGGAGCGATCCCAACGGTGCCGCTCCACCGTACGTCCGCAGCATCCCGATCGAGAAGGCCCTCGACCCCAACACGTTGCTGGTCTTCGAGATGAATGGCCAGCCGTTGCCGACCCTCCACGGATTCCCGGTTCGCGCGCTCGTGCCGGGATGGGTCGGATCGGCCAACGTGAAGTGGATCCGAGCGATTCACCTGGTGGAGGAGGAGTGGAACGGACCGTATATGAAGGACCTCTACCGGATCAATCCGGTCCCCATGAACCCGACCGACAAAACCTTCAGCTTCTCCCAGGACTTCGTTCCCACCACGGTGTTCCCGGTGAACTCATTCTTTACATCGCCCGTCACGGGCGACACGCTCCCAGCGGGCTCCGTGACCCTTGCTGGGGTCGCCTACGCGGGGGAGACTGGAATCGCGAAGATCGAGGTCTCCGTGGACGGCGGGGCGTGGCGGCCGGCGCGGATCACGACGCCTGGGTCCGCGTACGCATGGTATCAGTGGGAGTTGGTGGAGACGCTTGCCCGCGGACGGCACGAGATCGCCGCACGCGCGACCGACTGGCGGGGCCGCACCCAGCCGCGTGAGGGATTGTGGAACCCTCAAGGGTACTTCTATAATGCCTGGGACGTGCTCGCGTTGACCGCCTCCTAGTCGTGCCCATCGGGCGGCGCCGTTCCGCGTCGAACCTTCTGCATCTCGCATTGGGAGGCAGACGGATCGCGGCACCCACTCCGCTCGGCGTGCCACTCTGGCCAGGGCGTGGGCGAGGTCGCGGCCATGGGGCTCACGTTGATCGTCGTGGCTCTTCGTTCTGGGGTACCGGTCTTTCGGAACACCGTGCCGTCGGCTCCCGCGGGCTGCCCTGAGCGGAAGGTGTTTTGCCGGTCGCGTCCGTTGTGGTAGGCTTCGAGGGACGGCGAACACGGGGGACAGTTCGGGCATGAGGATCCTGGTCACGGGTGGGGCGGGGTTTATCGGGTCGACACTGAGCGAGCGGTTGCTCGCGCTCGGGCACGAGGTGACGTGCCTGGACATCTTCGACTCGCACTACGATCCGGCGATCAAGCGGCACAACCTGGCGGGCGCGGCGCGGTCGCCGCGCTTTCGGCTGGTGGAGGGCGACATCGGGGACGCCGCGCTGATCGACCGGCTCTTGCTCGAGCAGGTGGATAGCGTGGTGCACCTGGCGGCCCGGCCGGGGGTGCGTCCCTCGATTGCGGATCCCGCCGCGTACGAGCGCGTCAACGTGCTCGGCACGATCACGCTGCTCGAGGCGTGTCGGCGCCACCCGGTGCGTCACGTCGTGTTCGCCTCGTCGTCGTCGGTCTATGGCCTCTCGCGCGACATCCCGTTTCACGAGGAGACGAGCCGGCTGCTCCCGGCATCGCCGTACGGCGTCACGAAGCTGGCGGGCGAGTACTTCTGCCGTGCATACCAGCACCTCCATACGATCCCGATCACATGCCTGCGGTTTTTCACGGTGTACGGCCCCCGGCAGCGCCCCGACATGGCGATCCACCGCTTCGTGCGCCTGATCGACGAAGGGAAGCCGATCCCGGTATACGGGGACGGCACCGCGCGGCGAGACTTTACGTACATCGACGACGTCGTGGACGGGGTGGTGCGGGCGATCGAGCGCCCGCAGAGGTTCAAGATCTACAATCTGGGGACCCACGACACCGTGATGTTGCGCGATCTCGTCGCGGTGATCGAGCGCGCCCTCGGCAAGACGGCCGCGATTTCGCGGCAGCCCGATCAGCCGGGAGATGTCCCGATCACCTACGCGGACGTGAGCGCGGCCGGACGCGACCTGGGGTACGCACCGTCCACGCACATCGAGGCGGGCGTCGCGCGGTTCGTGGAGTGGTTCCGGGCGTCGCGGGCGGCCCTCGCCTCACCGGACAGTTCGGCCGGCAGCACGTAGTCGGGCGCACACGCATTCCGGCGCGCCGCGCATGACGACGGAGCACGCGCACAATGAACAACCGCTGGGTGGCGGACAGCTCTCGCCCGTCGTGCGCGTCGGGGACACCATCCGACGTCCGACGGGTCCGTGGACGCCCGCCGTCCACGCGCTCCTCGCGCACCTCGAGCAGGCGGGCTACCCCGGGGCGCCGCGGGCCCTCGGGACCGATGACCAGGAGCGCGAGATTTTGTCGTTCGTCCCCGGCGAGGTGCCCGCTCCGGACAACCCGCCGCCGTATGTCTGGGCGGAGTCCGCGTTGACGGGGGCGGCGCGGTTGCTGCGACAGTACCACGACGTCGTTGCCGATTTCGTCCCTCCCCGCGGCGCCGTGTGGCAGACGGACGACGCGTCAGGACAGGAGCGCGAGATCATCTGTCACAACGACGTGGCGCCGTGGAACACCGGGTTCCTGGACGGGGTCCCGAGCGCGTTCATCGACTGGGACTTGGCCGGACCGGGCCGGCGGCTGTGGGACGTCGTGTACGCGCTGTGGCATTTCGTTCCGCTGTACGCCGAAGAGAAGTGCGCCCGCCTGGGATGCGATCCTTCCCTGGACGAGCGCGCCCGGCGCGCCCGCAGCTTTTGCGACGCGTACCGGCTTCCCGACGGTGCGGTGGTGATCGACGCGGTGCTCGAGCGACAGTGGCGCGCCCGCGAGCGCATCCGCACGCGGGCCGAGCGCGGGGACCCGGCGTTCGTCGGGTTGTGGCGCCGAGGCGTCGGGACGGGTATACTCCACGACCTCGCGTTCGTGAGACGCAACGCGGTGACGCTGGCCCGCTATGTGAGCCACACCGGCGGCCGGTAGCGACCCCCTCCGTCAGCCGGCGAACGGACTAGCGAGCCGCGGCCGTTCCGCCGGACACCGCACGTCCCGAGACCCCGCACCCGGCCATGAGCGCGACGGCGGCGGAGTCGCCGGTCGCCGTCGTTCCGCTCCACACCGAGTCCGCCCAGTTCCTGAAGTCCCCCAACGTATCGCCCTGGCGGTCGAGACATTGGAACGTTGACAGTGTGACCTGAGTGTTGATGCTGCCGCTCTGGGCCGCGTGTGCGAACAGCGAGACGGTGTCGTAGACGCCCGCGGCATACCCGTTTCGGAACGTGTCGTTGTCGCGCCGGACGTCTGAGATCCCCTCGAAGTACGCGCCCGGCGACGCGACGGCCGCCACGGCGGACCCGACAAGAAAGGATAGCACGCATCCTGCGATCATCTTCCGCATGATCATCCCCCCGCAACCGCGTCTGCCCGACCATTGTGCCCACATCCAGAGCGAGGCAGACGCCGGGTCCGGCGCCGCCGAGGGGGTGTTCGCGCTCCTCACCCTAAACTCGGATCGCCAATGCGAGGGAATCGACGCCAGCGTTTAGGCGCTCCATGCGTACCCGGTCACGCCCAACAGCGCCTGCTTCATTCCTTTGCCCGGCGCTCCCGCTGGAACCGGGTCAAGGCGTCCTGTTGCCGCGCCGTGTACGATGGCAACGGTACCCTCCGATGCTCCTTGCTCCGCAACACTCGGAGCGCGCGCTTCACCTCCTCCGGCGTCGCGGTGTAGCCGTAGCGTTTCAGGAATCCTCGCGTGTTGTCGACCACGTTCTCCACCGTAGGGATCATCGCCAGCGGGATCGCTTCCTCGATCTGCGTGCGCGTCGCCGTTCTGAGCCTTCCCATCCCCGCCCCCTTCCGAAGCAGAAATGTTCGGGACTTCAAACGCGCTGCGTCCCCCCGCGCCGTCCGCGTTCGCTGCGCGGGGGGGACGGACTGCGTCTCCCGGAGTCAGTATAACCCGGCGACGAGGACGCGATGTTCCGATGACGAGCGTCAGGCCGGGAAGGTCGCGTCCGCATGTCTCTGGAACCGCGGCATGACGTCCCTCGCCAGCAGTTCCATCGAGCGACGCCAGAGTCGCGGGCGGTCCCAATCGTGGCCGGTCATCAGCAGGGTGCCGAAGTGACCGGTCTCATCGCGCAGCGCGACCAATTGGTCGAGCACGCGGCCCGGCGTCCCGGAGATGACCTGCGAGCGCTTGATCACGTCGACGGTCGCCGCCTCGTCGGGCATCTCGGGATCTGGTTTGATCATGAACAGGGCCTTGCGCCCCACGGCGAAGCTGTGCCGGAAGAAGGCGTAGTAGTAGGAGAGGCCGTTGGTCGGGTCCGCGAGGTAGTCTTCGGCCTCCGCGTCCGTCTCGGTGACGAGCACGCAGCGCGAGACGCGCCAGACGGTTGGGTCGGGCCGCGCTCCCACCCGTTCGCGCCCTTCCGCGTAGCGTTCCCAGTGGCCGC
This genomic interval carries:
- a CDS encoding lipid-A-disaccharide synthase-related protein — protein: MKRLLVVSNGYGEDVEVAQVIGALPSGAVEVFAYPLVGLGHAYPAGVTLLDPRREFPSGGFGARVGPAALWGDLRRGWLRFWRAQRRTLRAQRGRAALTVAAGDVYCLWMAAAAGGPVVHLALPRSEYIGPHSPLELWVMRRAASRVFTRDDVTAAALRRRGIPAEYRGFTLMDTLAPTGETFGIPSGRSVLTLLPGSKPAAFDNLLLLLRAAELVSPGGGERPAVLVAWPPNLSRDQLRRAMETAGAHWDDSDRFRCRGLDVRVTSDRFADALARATVVLGMAGAAHEQAAGLGKPVVAFPGTGPQVTRRFLREQQRLLGDALVVAGTPEEGAAETSALLRDARERERRGRVGRERQGGPGGSSAIAQYLLERLGA
- a CDS encoding glycosyltransferase family 39 protein, with translation MRDAGPSEAGRPEPTGGRDRLWTAVLLAGAAVLTFYRLGAGSLWDQDETKYAQVAREILERGDWVTLYVNHVPWYVHPPFYMWLTALTGSAFGFSELTVRFWSGVFSVVAVYATVLIGRDLFGPRVGWLAGAVFAVTFHFLVQSRLAVFDTVLLAWMLLGVHAFLRAYQHGRRADWLRFFLYCGLATLTKGPIGLILPGLVAAAFVTVRGAWHRWREVPWAAGIAVYVAVGLSWYGAETWLHGRAFVSTVFGYYGVGRFFGVVENQAGPWYYYVPILVLGAFPWTAFWPAAAAFHGRRLRDDGSLFVALWCVLTFAFYTAAGTKLPNYVLPIYPLAAVGVAAWWEAFLPVRRLGWEGWMSLALLVVLLGALCWGIGGYLAQLYPARFHALGHLLVAPAVALAAGVALVLVLTVTGARLAALLAMCAAMAVTWLSVVTWVVPVVEAEKPMKPLALEIRAALRPGDRIIGYRFDIYSSLIYYTDHHVDWIDDPRALRAAVCAPGRVFVVSHLDELARVRLPAVVSRYAVRGDVVAVVKPAEAHCTP
- a CDS encoding DUF302 domain-containing protein, producing the protein MLTTYGFGTRVSLPYDQAIERTRALLKAEGFGVLTEIDVQKTMKEKLGVEFRRYVIIGACNPPLAHRALEAELEIGLLLPCNVIVYEADGGSVVSVMDPNAALGMVGNDAVRPIAQEARARLERVVSRLREA
- a CDS encoding universal stress protein, which codes for MYRRILIPTDGSACSQLALEHALGLAKEQQAEVRIVHVLDLQPLYTSEALDVEPIVDAWRRSAEAVVTEAAAAAARSGVHAEHAVLEALGHRVADVIVDESKRWQADLIVIGTHGRRGLHHVLLGSVAEGVVRTTTVPVLLIRGR
- a CDS encoding plasma-membrane proton-efflux P-type ATPase codes for the protein MAGDARDGTPAVDAAASTRVPSGLTTQEAEERLRRFGPNAIREETPPAWRALLGKFWAPVPWMLEGTIVLELLLRKPFEAVVFALLLAFNGILGFAQEHRAERALRLLRERLAVQARVRRDGRWDRLPAAVLVPGDVVHVRAGDFVPADLRLVDGHLGIDQSALTGEALPIEAEAGATAFVGSVVKDGEATGEVTATGAGTAYGKTAELVRTAVAPGHLATLVAGIVRYLVVFDLLLVAALIAYAVAARLPMTDVLPFGAIILIAAIPVALPATFTLATVLGAMELAGRGVLVARLSAIEEAAEMDVLCADKTGTLTQNRSAIAALAPTPPYTEAELLGWAALACDEATQDPIDQAILTAARARQVPLPFTGRVRFVPFDPATKRSGVIFHDGDVARQVVKGAVQVVVPEGAPDRAWAAERRDALAAGGARVLAVAAGRPDALALVGLVALHDPPRDDSKTLVRRLRDLGIRVVMVTGDGLATAAAVAAQVGIGPRAAPAGMLDQVQDPEAARYDIFARVLPEGKFNLVSALQRDGHRVGMTGDGVNDAPALRQAEVGIAVATATDVAKAAAGLVLTRSGLVNIVTAVEVSRRIHQRMLTYTLNKIVKTFELSLLLTLGLIVGGIFVTTPLLIVLLLFANDFVTMSVATDLARAAPAPDRWDVRALVLAALGVAGVLLAFSSGVVWAGWRVWHLPLSTLQTVVFLWLVVGMQATVYPVRERGRWWGSRPGRWLVVSTVGDLAAVSLLATRGWLMAPVGPGVIGALLVVGAVYMVVADLVKVPVFRACGLR